ACCGCCTACGAAACGACCTACTGGCTCGAGACGATCGCGAAGGGGTTCGAGAGCGCGCTCGACACGCCGTTCAATATCGAATTGTACGCGGTAAACGTCGACGTCGACAACCTGATCCACGCCCTCGAGGTCGCCGAGGCGTACGGAAACGGCGTTTTCTTCGGCTACGAGGCCAGCAACGCGCGGGCGGCGCTGCGACGGCGGCGGGCCGACGAGCGCGAGGGGGTCACCCACGGCGAACCGAGTTCCGAATCGTAGTCCGCTCGCTCGGCCTCGAGCGGGCCGTCCAAGCGCGCATTACCGCGCCGGCGGTCACTACTGTGACCGATTATCGCCTGCTCCGGTAGTGACGTTGAAAGAACACTATTGAACGACGCGTCCGGCGATATGCCGCGCTCGTTGCGCTTCGTTTCTCGGCCTCGATCGACCGTACGACGCTGTTTCAGGAGTTGGTCGTGGCCTACTGCGCGGAACTGACGAGGCCCTTTATTGCGGTTTCCCTCGCCCGTGCCGGCGAGGAGTAACTCCTCGAGTACACGATGACAGATCACCAGCAGTCCACCCAGGAGTCGACGGAACGGCTACAGCAGACGACGATGAATCAGGGCCAGGAGGCCATCGAGCAGGCGATCGATCTCCAGCGGAACATGGCCCGGATGGCCCTGAGCGCGATGCAGTGGCAGGATACGGCCCAGCAGCAGGGGCTCGAGATGACGAAGTCGATGATGCAGGGGTTTCCGGGCCAGCAGTTCACCCAGTCGATAATGCAGAGCTATCTGCAGAGTCTCGAGGCCGTCATGCCGGAGATGGAGCGCGCGATGGAGAAGGGGATGCAGGCCGCCGCCCAGCCGGGGAGGGAGATGGGCCAGCAGATGGAACGGGCCGGACAGCAGATGGAGCACGCGAGTCAGGGCGTGGGCCAACAAGGGATGAGCGGCGGCATGCAGTCGTCGGAAATGGGCGGTCAGCAGATGAGTGGGCAGCAGATGAGTGGGCAGCAGATGGGCGGCCAGCAGTCCGGCGGTCGGACGGGCGGCCAGTGGAACGCGCAGGAAACCGGCGGTCGGATGTCGGGCCAGCAGACGAGCGGGTGGCAGATGGGCGGCCAGCAAACGGGTGGCCGACAGATGAGTAGTCAGCAAACGGGTGGCCGGCAGATGGGTGGCCAGCAAACGGGTGGCCGACAGACCGGCGGTCGGCAGATGGAAGGGCAACGGATGGGCGGCCAGCAGACGGGCGACCGCGGCCAGCGATCGACGCAGCAGCAGTATCCGGAGACCGGCGAGTGGGTTTCCCAGGAGCGGACCTACGGCGGCGAGGCCACCGGGACGATGGGACAGCATCAGCCCCAGCGGGCGATCGGGGGCGAGCAACCGAGCCAGCGCTCACAGGGGGGACGCGTCGAAACGGAGACCGAACAGGGTCGGCGATCCGCGACGCCTACCCAGAGTCCGTCCGAGACGCAGGGCCAGTACGGCCGGCAAGAGCGCGGCAGCCAGCCGTCCCGACAGGAGCAGGGACGACACCAGCCGCCGCAGCGAACCGACCAGCGGACGCAGGCCCAGCCGTCCCAACGGGACGCTCGCCAGCCGAGTCAGGGTCGACACGAGCAGCGACAGCGGGGCCGCGAGTTCGGACGGTCGGACCAGCCGCAGTCCCGGCAGGGCCGGTCTCGAGAGCGGTACTCGCAGCGAATCGACACCGACCGGCGCGGCGGCGACCGCGGCCGACGGCGCGAGTCGATCGCACAGGATCAGGGCCACCAGAGCGGGTCACAGACCGGGGAGTTCGGAACACGGGGATCCGACGAGTTCGAATCGTCCGCCGCCGACGCGGAACGCGGTTCCGATTCCGACGAGATGCCACAGGACGACATGGAACTCTCGGCTGAGCGAAGCGACGACGAGGCCACCGAGGACGCCGAGAGCGAATCGCTCGAGGAGGCGGAGGAATAGCGATAGCGGTCGCGAGTCCCGGTTCGCTCGAGCACCGGCGCGGTGATGCCACCGCGGCGGGCGATCGACGGAGCGGGTCCCCAGTGGCGAGAGGGGCCGAAAAAACGGCACGACTGGAGAATCGACTGCGAGGGCTCAGCGAGGATGGGTCGGGCGAGGGCGGCTAGCGAGTGTCGGTGTCGGAGTCTCGGTCGTTGTCGTCGCCGATCAGCGAGTCATCGTCGTTATCGTCGCCGATGAGATCGTCATCGTCGTCGTCACCGATCAGCGAGTCGTCGTCACCGATCAGCGAGTCGTCGTCGGTACGACGATCAGTGTCGTCGGTGCGGCGATCGTTGTCGTCGCCGATCAACGAATCGTCGTCGTTATCGTCACCGATGAGGCCGTCGTCGTCGGATCTGCGGTCGTTATCGTCACCGATCAACGAGTCGTCATCGTCGTCGTCGCCGATGAGGCCGTCATCGTCGGACGTCCGATCGTTATCGTCGCCGATGAGGCCGTCATCGTCGTCACCGATCAGGTCGTCGTCGCCGCGATCGGTGCCCGTGTCTGTGCCGGGCGTTCCGGCGCCGGAATCCGTTTCGGAGGCGCCCATACTCGTGTCGGTCGCCCCGGTTTCGGTCTCCCGCTCGGACGCGCCGGCCGCCGTGTCGCTCGTCGTGGTTCGGTCCGTGTCCATATCCGTCGTTCCGCCGGCGCTGGTCGCACCGCCGCCGGCGCTGCCGGAGAGGTCGCTCTCGAGGCGGACCGAGTCGCCGGTGACGCGAGCGACCGAGCCCTCCTGGAGCGGGTAGGTGTCCTCGTCGGACCCGCCCCAGCCGAGTTTGGCCTTGATCGTGTCCGTAATTCCCGGATCCGGTTCGACGTGTGCGGTACCGTGTTCGACGTCCGCGATCAGACCGACCTCCTCGCCGTTCGCGTTGACGACGGTCTTGCCGATGTCGTCGTCGGTAAACTGTGGGGACATTGCAATAAACTAGACACCAAAGAAAAGGATGACAGTGGTGCTTGCGCTGGCTTGCGGTTCGAGTCGTGACGGTCTTCGGTAACGGACGAGCGACCGCCCTCAGGCGTCGAACTCCGGCTCTCGATCCTCGAGGAAGGCGGCGACACCCTCGGCGTGGGCGTCGGAGGTACGCGCCTGGACCTGCAGCAGGTTCTCGTGGTCTAACGCCTCCGACCAGTGGCGAGCCATGTTCTCGTGCATGGCTCCTTTCATCAGGCCGATGATCTCCGTCGGGCGCTCGCGGAGTTGCTCGAGGGTCTCGTCGACTCGGTCGTCGAGGTCCTCGGATGGAACCGCCTCGTTGATCAGGTCGAGGTCGGCCGCCCGCTCGGCGTCGAAGAACTCGCCGGTGAACGCGAGTTTCTTGGCGGCTCTGAGGCCGACGATGTGGGGGAGCATGAACGTCCCGCCGGTGTCGGGGACGAGGCCGATCCGAACGAACGCACAGGAGAAGGTCGCGTCGGCGGCGGCGTAGGCGATATCCGCCAGGGCGACGATCGACAGTCCGGCGCCGACGGCGTCGCCGTTGACCTTCGCGACGATCGGCACAGGACACTCGAGCATCGCCTCGACGACGCGGCCGAAGCTCTCCTCGACCTCCGTGTAGGCCTCGCGGGCCGACGCCGGCTGTTCGGCCAGCGCCTCGAGGTCGCCGCCGGCGCTGAAGGCGTCGCCCTCGCCGGTGAGGACGATCGCGTCGTACTCGTCGGGCGAGGCGTCCTCGATCGTGTCGGCCAGCGTCGCGGCGATCTCTTTCGTCACGGCGTTGAGCGCCGCCGGTCGGTCGAACGCGATCCGGAGGATATCGTCGTCGCTGTCGACGTGCATACTCGAGAATCGGCCGCCGGTGCTATAACAGTAGTTGGTACTCCGTCACGTGTGAGCGGTGACGTCCTGCCGGTCAAACGGCGAAAACCGTGTACTGCCGATGCGAAAACATCGAGTGCCACCGGGTGCGGCCGGCGGAACCGCGAGTCGGTCGAGCGGTGTCGGACCTGCTCAGTTCGAGGGCACCGGCGGGGCCACGGTCTCGTCCTCGGAGACGTTCAGTTCGGAGGTGACGAGCGCGCGATACGCTCGGCGCAGCCGCTCGGAGAGCGCCTGGTGGGAGATGCCGAGCTCTTCCGACAGTTCCTGCATCGAGACCTCGCGGGGGATCTCGAAGTAACCGTGATCGATGGCCGCGACGAGGGTCTCGTACTGCCGGGCGGTGAGGCCGCACTGGCTCTTCGTCTCTTCGGCGAGATCGAACAGGCGAACGATCGTCGGCGTGACGCCGGCCTCGTCGAACCGGTCGTAGAGCGAACTCACGCTCTCGCGGTCGGCGAACCGAATGCTCAGCAGCCACGTGCCGCTCGAGGCTGAGGCGCTCAGCACCGTGCCGTTCTCCTCGAGGATCAGCTCGAAGATGTCGATGGTGTCCGGTTCGAATTCGATGTCGTAGAGCCACCGGTCGTCCTCGCTGTTGATCAGCGTGTAGGAACCGATCGCCGAAGCGTCGTCCAGCGCCGTCTCGATGTCCTCCTGAGACGGGCCCGACAGCCAGAGGCCGTGGCCGCTCGAGGCGATCACGCGCTCCATTTCACAGGTCAGTGAGGGGACCGCCTCGAACAGCTCGCCGGTTCCGGTTCCGTCGGCCGGAATCTCGATGTCTGCGATCGATGTCATGAGTTCAACGTTGAGTACTACGGGGATCCCAATAACCCCATTTCCAAAGAGATTAGCAGTGATGAAGCCGAATTACAGAATATCTGATGTGTGCTGCAAGCAGCTCTTTCATCCCCTATTATCGGCTCGTCGTCAATACCGCCGCACTGACCCGACGAGCGCCTGAACCAGCGCGACCACGACGACCGTACTGATCAGTAGCGCCAGCGCGATCGGGACGATCGCCTCGAGACCGCGGGCGATCCGCAAGACGTCGATGCGCGTCGGCATCGTCCGCGGGTTGTACGCGACCATCATCGTGGCGCCGAACTCGCCGAGCGCCCGCACGAACGTCAGGACGATCCCCGCGGCGATGGCGTTTCGCGCCAGCGGCAACGAGACCAGGCGGACCGTCTCGAGGCGCCCGTACCCCAGCGTCCGGGCGGCCTCCTCGACGCGCGGATCGACGTCGTCGAAGCCGGCGCGGACGGTGACGACGAGAAACGGCGCGGCGACGAACGTCTGGGCGAGGATCACGCCGGCGTAGCTGTCGGTCAGCGGCACGCCGAGGGCCGCTGCGGTCGAACCGATCGGCGTGTACCGGCCGACGACGGTCAGCAGCATCACGCCGCCGACGATCGGCGGCAGGACCAGCGGGAGCAAGACGGCGGCCTCGAGGAGGCGCTTGCCGCGAAAGCTGGCCCGCGAGAGGACGTAGGCGAGCGGGACGCCGAAGACGGTCGCGACGGCCGTCGAGATCGGCGCCGTCACCAGCGACGTCCTGATCGCATCCCGCGTGGCGGGATCGGCGAGGCCGCCGATCACGTCGACCGAACCCACCTGCGCGAAGAACGCGGCGAACGGGACGACGAAGTACGCGAGCAACACCGCGCCCAGCAGCGCCGGGACGGCCATCCCGCCGGTCAGGCGCTCGAGACCGCTCCCGAACCGCGAGTTCGCGTCGTCCCGCCGCGCATCGGTATCGGTCACGGGCCGATCGCCTCCGGCACGTTTCCGTTGGCGCGCGGGAGCGCATCGCCGACGCGGAGCCCGCAGTCCGTCAGGAGCGCGGGTTCCTCGAGCAGGAAGGAAACGAACTCCCGGCCGGCGTCGGGGTTGTCGGCGTCGTCCCGGACCGTCGCGTTGTAGACCGCCGGCCGACCGCGGGCCGCGTACCCCTCGTCGGTCGTGTACGTCGCCGTCGCGTACGTCTCGGCGTGTGCCGGATCCCCGAAGTTGTACGCGTCGGGCAGCTCGCGGAACGGCAGTTCGTGATCGACGGCCATGTTCCGGTAGACGACCGCACAGGCGCGGCTCCCGGCCTCGACGCCGGTCAACAGCTTCGACTCGTCGGGCTCTCGAGAGGCGGTGTCGAGCATCGTCTCGCGAAACCCCTCGAGATCGTGTCGGCGCTCGGCGAGTTCGAACAGCTGGACGGCCCGGTAGCCCAGCGGGTCCAGATCGGGATCGCTGATCGCGAGGTCGTCCGCGCCGGCGTCGGCGACGACCTCGTACCACGGCTCGCCGGCGGCGAGTCGGCCGCCGAGGGCCGTGTCGGGATCGTAGGCGATGCCGACCTCGTTGGCGGCGAACTCGACGTCCCAGTCCGTCCGGTCGGGGTAGAGCCGATCCCGCAACAGCTCGGCGTCGGCGCTGACGATCACGTCCGGGTGTTTGGTCCTCTCCTCGATCATCCGCATCACGACGGTCGACCCGTGGTACTCCCCCTGATAGCTGCGCCCCGTCTCGGACTCGAAGGCCGGACCGACCGTCTCCTCGAGCGCGACGGCGAGGCTCCCGGCCGAGAGGACCCGCACGCGATCGGCCGCGCCGAGACAGCCGGCCGTCCCGACGACGCCGGCCGCCGTCGCGCTCGCGGCCGCGAGAAACGCCCGGCGACCGCCGCCGGAGGGTCCGGCGCCGCGTTTCGTTCGGGCGTCGTCGTCGCGAGTCACCATACGTCTCACTCGAGTCCGCCGCTCAATATAACTGGTTTCCGTTCCTATTTTGCGGGAATATAACCGAAAGAGGTTATTCCGGCGGGTGACGTGTCGTCGGTCCGCGGCCTCGCGTAACGCGGTCGCGTTACGGCCCGCAGTGCGTTACGGCCCGCAGTAGCGGTCGATCGATCGTCGGCCCGAGTTCGGTTGCCGACTCGAGTTCGTTCGTCGCCGCCGGCGGGCGGAAACTCGGTCACTCGCGGTCGACGAGCGGATCGAGTCCGCGGATCGTCTCGACGAGCGCCTCGAGGTCGTCCGCGCCGCGTCCGACGACGGGGCCGCCGACGGCGCTCGGGTCGCGGTCGCCGACGAGGATCGTCGGCAGCGAGGCCGCCGAGAAGCCCTCGACGACGACGAACGCGTAGCCCCGCGCCTCGAGGCGCTCGAGCGCGTCCGCGAGCGCTCGCAGTTCCGGATCGTCGGCCTCGAGCACGGCGTCACCGTCGGACCCGTCCGGCGGATCGCGCTTGCCGCGAGTAGTGACGTCGAACGTGAGTTCGGGGGTGACGCCGACGACAGTCTCGGCGCCCGCGGTCCGGTGGCGATGGGTATCGGCGCCCGGTGTGTCGATCTCGATGTCGTGGTGGATCGACTTGACCGTCGCGACGCGGCCGTGATCGGCCAGTCGCGGTACGAGCCGTTCGACGAGCGTGGTCTTCCCCGAATCGCTCGGACCGGCGAGACAGACGACGCGAAACGGTGGCTCCTGACTCATCGCTGGTACGGCCGCTTCGAGGGACGAACGGAAGACTCGTTCGACCGCGGACGCCCGCCGCGGGTACTGTCGTCCCGATCTGCGGTGGCGATGGCAGTGGCGGTAGCGATCACCCGAACTGTGGCACGAGACGGGTGACGGTCACGGCGCGACGGCGCTGCCACTCGAGACCGAGCCGGCTGACGCCCCTTCTCGACGAACGCTCGCCGCGAGGCCGCTGTCACCGTCAGTACGGGCCGTCGCGGTCGCCCATCGGCATCTCGGCGCTGCCGGGCGAAGGGGTCGACGTCTGGGATCCGTTCGAGCCGCAGGTCCCACACCGGAAGTCCCCGTCGCCGCCGCCGGTGAGCCCCTCGGTCGGGGACGGCGGTACCTCGGGGAAGACGTCCGGTTCGATCTCGAACCGGTCGGCGTCGGCCTCGACCAGCGCCACCACGAGATCCGCGAGCGCCCGATAGAACGGGTCGTCGGCGTCGTCGTGGACCGTCTCGCGGAACCGCGGGACCCAGCGCCCGAGGTGGTCCTCGAGGAAGTCCGCCTGGGCGTTCGAGACGATCTCGACGCCCTTCTCGTCGCCGGTCTGCTCGAGGTAGGCCGTCTGTAAGGCCAGGTGGGAGACGAACTCGAGCTCGATGCAGAGGTGGTCGACCCGCTCGCGGTTGCCGTCCTCGAGGTCGAGGTCGAACGCGCCGTAGAAGCCGGCGATGTCGGCGAGCGTGTCCGTGTTCGTCACGAGCGAGCCCGAGCCGTACTCGACCTCGTACTGCTGGATCTCGCCGCCCTGCTCGAAGCCGAACAGCGCGGCGTACGTCGAGTAGCAGTCCTCGATCTCGTCGGCGCCGTCCGGACTCAGGTCGGCGACCGTCTCGGCGCGCTCGCGAAGGTCCTCGTCTCCCAGCGCCGCGGCGGACTCGACGAGCTGGTCGTCGAACTCGGCGGAGCGGATCGCCTCGCGGAGGTCGTCGGTCGGTCGGTCGAACGCCATCGACGCGAGCTTGTACAGTCGCGCGCGGTGAACGTGGTGGTCTGGTCGTGACATTGGTGTGGCTGTGGTCGGTCGTGGTCGTTACGCGATGTCGAGCCGGTAGGCGTCGTGCTGGCCGTCGAAGCGGTCGCGCTCGTATCTCGGTTCCTCCATCGGGACGCGAGCGACGGTGTGGCCGTCCTGATCGTAGCCGATCGCTTCCTCGTCGGTCACTTCGAACTCCTCGATGCGCCACTCGGTCGACCCCATCAGGTGCAAGGCGCCGCGGAGCTTGCGGTACTCCTCGTCGCCGCGGCGGGCCTTCCGGTAGGTCTCCTGGGCCTGCTCGACGCGCGGGCCGAACATCTGTTCCAAGTAGTCCGTCGGGACGTTGATCGGCGGGATGTAGTAGACGTTGGGCTCGAGTCCCAGCTGCGGGTACAGCGGGAGCGCGACCTCGGCGTCGTGGACCATGTAGTCGACGGGCGCGGCGGTGTCGGCGTTCTCGGGGGTGTTGACCCAGCCGTGCATTCGGATCTTGCCGAGACAGTTTTCGAAACACTGCGGGACGAGTCCCTGCTCGACCTTCGGGTAGCAGCCGACGCACTTCTGGGAGTTGTTCGCGACCGAGTTGTAGATCGACTTCCCGTAGGGACAGGCCCGGACGCACTCCTGGAAGGCCTGACAGCTGTCCTCGTCGAGCAGGACGATGCCGTCCTCCTGGCGCTTGTAGATGGCCTGGACGGGACAGCCGCCGGCGCAGGCCGCGAACGTGCAGTGGTTGCAGACCCGCGGGAGGTAGAAGAACCACGTCGGGTGGTGGTCCTCGTCGATGTGGGTGTCCGATTCGACCTCCTGGCCGGTCGGCTCGTCCTCGCCGAGGTTCGGCTGGGCCCAGTCCTCGTCGTCGGGACGGAAGCCCTCGATCCCCTCGCTGTGCATGGTCTCCGGATCGTCGTCGATCGCCATCGACTCCCAGTCGAAGTCGCGGGCCTCGAAGATCGTCTTGCCCTCGTAGACGCCGTCCGAGCCCCACTCGTGGACGCCGAGTCGGTCGAGGATCTCGACGTCCCACTGCAGCGGGTAGGAGCCGTAGGGCTTGGTCTCGACGTTGTTCCAGAACATGTGCTCCTGGCCCTCGTTGTTGGTCCAGGTCGTCTTACACGACAGCGAGCACGTCTGGCACGCGATACACTTGTTCAGGTCGAACACTGCCCCCCACTGTTTCTCCGGACGCGCTTCCGTGTAGGGGTAGTCCATCTCGCGGCCGATCTGCCAATTGTAAACTTCTGCCATTGTGAGTCACCTCAGTCTGATTCGCTCGTGAAACCGCCCTCTAGGTACTGTTTCATCCGGTCGTCCTCCTGGGTCGGCCGGACGCCCTCGTCGACTGGTCGCCAGTCGCCCTCGGGCTCGCCGTCCTCGTTCACGCCGCCGTCTTCGGCCTTCTCGATCTTGACGAACGACTCCTTGGGCGCGCCGTTGGCGGCGTGGACGTCGGGCTCGAAGCCGACGTCGACGTTCTGTCCGAACATGCCCTTCCGGGGCAGCGTGTCGGTCAGCCAGGTCCGGCGGAGCCACGTCGAGGTCATCGACTGGTGGCCGCCGCTGCGGTACATGGAGACGTAGTTGGTGTCCTCGGACTGGGCCTTCCCGTCCTCGCG
This portion of the Haloterrigena gelatinilytica genome encodes:
- a CDS encoding enoyl-CoA hydratase/isomerase family protein, with the translated sequence MHVDSDDDILRIAFDRPAALNAVTKEIAATLADTIEDASPDEYDAIVLTGEGDAFSAGGDLEALAEQPASAREAYTEVEESFGRVVEAMLECPVPIVAKVNGDAVGAGLSIVALADIAYAAADATFSCAFVRIGLVPDTGGTFMLPHIVGLRAAKKLAFTGEFFDAERAADLDLINEAVPSEDLDDRVDETLEQLRERPTEIIGLMKGAMHENMARHWSEALDHENLLQVQARTSDAHAEGVAAFLEDREPEFDA
- a CDS encoding helix-turn-helix domain-containing protein yields the protein MTSIADIEIPADGTGTGELFEAVPSLTCEMERVIASSGHGLWLSGPSQEDIETALDDASAIGSYTLINSEDDRWLYDIEFEPDTIDIFELILEENGTVLSASASSGTWLLSIRFADRESVSSLYDRFDEAGVTPTIVRLFDLAEETKSQCGLTARQYETLVAAIDHGYFEIPREVSMQELSEELGISHQALSERLRRAYRALVTSELNVSEDETVAPPVPSN
- a CDS encoding ABC transporter permease, with the translated sequence MTDTDARRDDANSRFGSGLERLTGGMAVPALLGAVLLAYFVVPFAAFFAQVGSVDVIGGLADPATRDAIRTSLVTAPISTAVATVFGVPLAYVLSRASFRGKRLLEAAVLLPLVLPPIVGGVMLLTVVGRYTPIGSTAAALGVPLTDSYAGVILAQTFVAAPFLVVTVRAGFDDVDPRVEEAARTLGYGRLETVRLVSLPLARNAIAAGIVLTFVRALGEFGATMMVAYNPRTMPTRIDVLRIARGLEAIVPIALALLISTVVVVALVQALVGSVRRY
- a CDS encoding extracellular solute-binding protein, with the translated sequence MVTRDDDARTKRGAGPSGGGRRAFLAAASATAAGVVGTAGCLGAADRVRVLSAGSLAVALEETVGPAFESETGRSYQGEYHGSTVVMRMIEERTKHPDVIVSADAELLRDRLYPDRTDWDVEFAANEVGIAYDPDTALGGRLAAGEPWYEVVADAGADDLAISDPDLDPLGYRAVQLFELAERRHDLEGFRETMLDTASREPDESKLLTGVEAGSRACAVVYRNMAVDHELPFRELPDAYNFGDPAHAETYATATYTTDEGYAARGRPAVYNATVRDDADNPDAGREFVSFLLEEPALLTDCGLRVGDALPRANGNVPEAIGP
- the mobB gene encoding molybdopterin-guanine dinucleotide biosynthesis protein B, whose translation is MSQEPPFRVVCLAGPSDSGKTTLVERLVPRLADHGRVATVKSIHHDIEIDTPGADTHRHRTAGAETVVGVTPELTFDVTTRGKRDPPDGSDGDAVLEADDPELRALADALERLEARGYAFVVVEGFSAASLPTILVGDRDPSAVGGPVVGRGADDLEALVETIRGLDPLVDRE
- a CDS encoding TorD/DmsD family molecular chaperone — its product is MSRPDHHVHRARLYKLASMAFDRPTDDLREAIRSAEFDDQLVESAAALGDEDLRERAETVADLSPDGADEIEDCYSTYAALFGFEQGGEIQQYEVEYGSGSLVTNTDTLADIAGFYGAFDLDLEDGNRERVDHLCIELEFVSHLALQTAYLEQTGDEKGVEIVSNAQADFLEDHLGRWVPRFRETVHDDADDPFYRALADLVVALVEADADRFEIEPDVFPEVPPSPTEGLTGGGDGDFRCGTCGSNGSQTSTPSPGSAEMPMGDRDGPY
- a CDS encoding 4Fe-4S dicluster domain-containing protein; protein product: MAEVYNWQIGREMDYPYTEARPEKQWGAVFDLNKCIACQTCSLSCKTTWTNNEGQEHMFWNNVETKPYGSYPLQWDVEILDRLGVHEWGSDGVYEGKTIFEARDFDWESMAIDDDPETMHSEGIEGFRPDDEDWAQPNLGEDEPTGQEVESDTHIDEDHHPTWFFYLPRVCNHCTFAACAGGCPVQAIYKRQEDGIVLLDEDSCQAFQECVRACPYGKSIYNSVANNSQKCVGCYPKVEQGLVPQCFENCLGKIRMHGWVNTPENADTAAPVDYMVHDAEVALPLYPQLGLEPNVYYIPPINVPTDYLEQMFGPRVEQAQETYRKARRGDEEYRKLRGALHLMGSTEWRIEEFEVTDEEAIGYDQDGHTVARVPMEEPRYERDRFDGQHDAYRLDIA